The following coding sequences lie in one Spea bombifrons isolate aSpeBom1 chromosome 5, aSpeBom1.2.pri, whole genome shotgun sequence genomic window:
- the RMDN1 gene encoding regulator of microtubule dynamics protein 1, with the protein MFTSWVQRFLCSPLPRLLIRRNPGASINISPSIPGSITHVSGKLTLLEKGLVLSSLSFLAIESLRRKRKNAVVHASIKVEDIKEQADYLHGNGEMEKLYEFLTQYKDSEDPEILWRFARACREISQLGNITPDEKKRVVYESHDFAKKALEKDGLCWAAHKWYGICLSDVGEYEGIKVKIGNAYKIRDHFQRAIELNPKDATTIHLIGLWIYMFADMPWYQKKIASTLFAATPSVQYDEALEYFQKAEEAEPNFYSKNHLYLGKTYLKLKNKELAVYWLTKAKDYPARTEEDQQVHKEAADILKSLGK; encoded by the exons ATGTTTACGAGTTGGGTCCAGCGTTTCCTTTGCAGTCCGTTACCCAGACTGCTGATCAGGAGAAACCCCGGGGCTTCAATCAACATTTCCCCGAGTATACCGGGTTCCATTACTCAT GTTTCTGGGAAATTGACATTGTTGGAGAAAGGACTTGTCCTATCCTCCCTCTCTTTCTTAGCTATAGAATCCTTAAGACGGAAAAGGAAAAATGCAGTTGTTCACGCAAGTATTAAAG TTGAAGACATCAAAGAGCAGGCAGATTATCTGCACGGTAATGGCGAAATGGAGAAATTATACGAGTTCCTGACCCAGTACAAAGACAG TGAAGATCCTGAAATCCTGTGGAGATTTGCACGAGCGTGTCGGGAAATTAGCCAACTCGGCAATATTACCCCAGATGAGAAGAAGAGGGTAGTTTACGAATCTCATGATTTCGCAAAAAAAGCTCTGGAAAAGGATGGCTTGTGTTGGGCAGCCCACAAG TGGTATGGTATATGCCTTAGTGATGTTGGAGAATATGAAGGCATCAAGGTGAAAATTGGAAATGCTTATAAAATAAGGGATCACTTTCAG AGAGCAATTGAACTTAATCCAAAAGATGCTACTACCATTCACCTGATTGGTCTGTG GATATATATGTTTGCCGATATGccatggtatcaaaagaaaattGCCTCAACGCTGTTTGCTGCCACACCGTCTGTCCAATACGACGAG gctCTAGAATATTTTCAGAAGGCTGAGGAAG CGGAGCCAAATTTCTATAGCAAAAACCATCTTTATCTGGGTAAAACATATTTGAAGTTAAAGAACAAGGAGCTGGCAGTATACTGGTTAACAAAAGCAAAAGATTATCCTGCCCGAACAGAGGAAGACCAACAG gtTCACAAAGAAGCTGCCGACATCTTGAAGTCATTGGGGAAATGA